A genomic segment from Vicinamibacterales bacterium encodes:
- a CDS encoding S9 family peptidase produces the protein MQFSVVSPAQRTLMLIFVLLLMAVTTAPLSAQTQQPMTFLDVQELARPGSWTPSPDGQWMLYTISTPDWQEDTSQVDIHLVSMSGGLPSSRQMTFTTDDNESSPQWSRDSSFFVFASDRDAPVTESVNQLYFMRPDGGEARQITNVEKGVADFAFSFDGTWLAYRSGEVGLEQLYRLPVDDLFLADADQVTDGEAGIEDWTWARDSQSIYFIRQNFRDEDDVRRREENFTVDIKNAVTPFSNLWVTDLASQSVRQLTNLPDASVTDFELSVDGRWATFVGGSTERYERNITASRLYADQYLLELSTEHIERLTENFEIAESDLGISPDGRWVAFSGPDDMSRYTMTDSRVYIREVTDRGGPFRKLGAAFDGSVGIDFWSNNGDTIYFNHGVKVTTQLHALDIATGEVKQLTSERAALRVSRNEETDTILIAYSDPKTPPTVFSVPEVTQVADRSAWVQLVDANPQVAEFALGEESEINWRSTDGKLVGGILVKPVGYREGQRYPLIVAIHGGPASADVLRFNGGYNAQVYAGSGYAILKPNYRGSRNYGNAHRTDIVGDYFTLGYDDIMTGVDYLISEGVVDGNSMGALGWSAGGHWSNWLLTHTDRFKAISSGAGTMNWISMYAQSDVQRNRRFYVGDDLLYDNFDMYWDQSPLKYIKDAKTPTMIHVVEGDPRVPSPQSVELHMALKKLGIPTELFMYPGQSHGIPDPRNRLLKAVSEMAWMDYYVRDMGEKFQWRDVLQTLPEKNGKSELP, from the coding sequence ATGCAGTTTTCAGTCGTATCGCCGGCTCAACGTACTCTCATGCTCATCTTTGTCTTACTCTTGATGGCGGTCACCACCGCTCCCCTATCAGCTCAGACCCAACAGCCAATGACCTTTCTCGATGTGCAAGAGCTTGCACGGCCAGGTTCCTGGACACCCAGCCCAGACGGCCAATGGATGCTCTACACAATTTCAACGCCGGACTGGCAAGAGGATACGTCCCAGGTTGATATTCATCTCGTCTCAATGTCTGGTGGCCTGCCGTCAAGCCGGCAGATGACATTCACAACGGATGATAATGAAAGTTCTCCTCAATGGTCTCGTGACAGCAGTTTCTTCGTGTTCGCGTCAGACCGAGACGCACCCGTAACCGAGTCTGTTAACCAACTGTATTTCATGCGGCCTGACGGAGGAGAGGCCCGCCAGATCACGAATGTCGAAAAAGGTGTAGCCGACTTCGCCTTCAGCTTCGACGGCACATGGTTGGCCTATCGGAGCGGCGAAGTCGGACTCGAGCAACTTTATCGACTTCCGGTAGATGACCTCTTCCTGGCTGACGCCGACCAAGTGACAGACGGAGAAGCAGGCATTGAAGACTGGACATGGGCCCGGGACAGCCAGAGCATTTATTTTATTCGCCAGAATTTTCGGGACGAAGATGACGTGCGCCGTCGTGAAGAGAACTTCACAGTCGACATCAAGAATGCAGTCACGCCGTTTTCCAACCTGTGGGTAACCGACTTGGCCTCGCAGAGCGTGCGACAGTTGACCAATCTTCCTGACGCCAGCGTGACCGATTTTGAACTCTCCGTTGATGGCCGATGGGCAACCTTTGTGGGTGGATCGACGGAACGCTACGAGCGCAACATCACGGCGTCGCGCCTCTATGCGGATCAGTATCTACTTGAACTCTCCACTGAACACATCGAACGGCTCACCGAAAACTTTGAGATCGCTGAAAGTGACCTTGGCATCTCACCCGACGGTCGGTGGGTTGCGTTTTCGGGCCCAGACGATATGAGTCGCTACACGATGACGGATAGTCGTGTCTATATTCGTGAGGTGACCGACCGCGGCGGCCCATTTCGAAAACTTGGTGCCGCCTTTGACGGTAGCGTAGGTATAGATTTCTGGTCCAACAACGGAGACACCATCTACTTCAACCACGGCGTTAAGGTAACCACACAACTCCATGCCCTAGACATCGCCACTGGCGAGGTAAAGCAACTTACGAGCGAGCGGGCCGCCCTCAGAGTTAGTCGAAACGAGGAGACGGACACGATTCTGATCGCCTACTCTGACCCAAAAACTCCACCAACAGTTTTTTCTGTCCCGGAAGTAACTCAAGTCGCTGACCGGTCCGCATGGGTGCAACTGGTCGATGCCAACCCCCAAGTTGCTGAGTTCGCACTTGGCGAGGAGAGTGAGATTAACTGGCGGTCAACCGACGGCAAGCTCGTTGGCGGAATCTTAGTGAAGCCGGTTGGATACCGAGAAGGCCAGCGTTATCCACTTATCGTGGCAATTCATGGCGGACCGGCCTCGGCTGATGTCCTTCGGTTTAACGGCGGCTATAACGCCCAAGTCTATGCTGGTAGTGGTTACGCTATTCTGAAGCCGAACTACAGAGGCTCGCGAAATTACGGCAATGCCCACCGCACTGACATCGTTGGTGACTACTTCACGCTGGGCTACGACGACATCATGACCGGTGTCGATTACCTGATAAGCGAAGGTGTCGTTGACGGTAACAGCATGGGAGCTCTCGGGTGGAGTGCCGGTGGACACTGGTCGAATTGGCTCTTAACCCACACCGACCGCTTCAAGGCGATTAGCTCTGGGGCTGGCACAATGAATTGGATTTCGATGTATGCCCAAAGCGATGTCCAACGGAACCGCCGGTTCTATGTAGGCGACGATTTGTTATACGACAATTTCGACATGTACTGGGACCAGTCACCACTCAAATATATTAAGGATGCGAAAACGCCCACAATGATTCATGTGGTTGAAGGCGATCCACGGGTGCCCAGCCCACAGTCGGTTGAACTCCACATGGCACTCAAGAAGCTGGGTATTCCTACTGAGCTGTTCATGTACCCGGGACAGAGCCACGGCATCCCCGATCCACGCAACCGCCTCCTTAAGGCGGTCAGTGAAATGGCCTGGATGGACTATTACGTCCGTGATATGGGCGAGAAATTCCAGTGGCGCGACGTTTTACAAACCTTGCCTGAAAAGAACGGGAAATCGGAATTACCCTAG
- a CDS encoding HupE/UreJ family protein, whose protein sequence is MLLVGGLLFLQPATISTHDIPADVTVQAIVKAQGQRLRMLIRVPLVAMQDFNFPQREEGYIDVEAAESMLRDAIMVWVGDELNVYEEDTLLTGQDLVAVQVSHPTDRSFATYDEALARITQQPLSNETNVYFENGLLDAMFEYPISSDQSNFSTDLTLARLGLRTVTVLRLVLPDGTVRPFEYLGNPGLVRLDPRWHQAAFRFVALGFEHILDGIDHLLFLACLVIPFRRLRPLVAIVTSFTVAHSVTLIASAFDLAPAAAWFPPLVETAIALSIVYMAVENIVGVKLRRRWLITFGFGLVHGFGFSFALRETLQFAGPHLLMSLLSFNVGVELGQLMVLVVLIPALGLLFRVVPERIGAVLLSALVAHTGWHWMSERARALALFDLSLQPPQWNLSLVANVLQWGALVLVIAGLLWLMSIIFPQAPAGNGKPPEPPSSV, encoded by the coding sequence GTGCTTCTGGTCGGAGGCCTCCTGTTCTTACAACCGGCCACCATATCGACCCACGACATTCCCGCTGACGTCACCGTTCAGGCGATCGTCAAGGCTCAGGGCCAGCGCTTGCGCATGCTAATCCGTGTGCCGCTCGTTGCGATGCAGGACTTTAACTTCCCCCAGCGCGAGGAAGGATACATCGACGTTGAGGCAGCGGAGTCGATGTTGCGGGACGCGATTATGGTGTGGGTCGGCGACGAGTTGAACGTCTACGAGGAGGACACTCTACTGACTGGCCAGGACCTCGTTGCTGTGCAGGTATCGCACCCAACCGACCGTTCGTTCGCAACCTACGACGAAGCCCTAGCACGTATCACACAGCAGCCATTGTCAAATGAAACAAACGTTTACTTTGAAAATGGGTTGCTCGACGCGATGTTCGAATATCCGATTAGCTCCGACCAGTCCAATTTTTCAACAGACTTAACCCTCGCGCGATTAGGCCTACGAACCGTCACGGTCTTACGCCTTGTATTACCCGACGGCACCGTACGCCCGTTCGAGTATTTAGGAAATCCCGGTTTAGTCAGACTCGACCCGAGGTGGCACCAAGCGGCTTTCCGATTCGTGGCCCTCGGGTTTGAACACATCCTCGACGGAATTGACCATTTACTCTTCCTAGCCTGTCTCGTAATTCCATTTAGACGTCTTCGCCCGTTGGTTGCTATTGTGACTTCGTTCACCGTGGCCCATTCGGTGACGTTGATTGCATCCGCGTTCGACCTCGCACCAGCCGCAGCATGGTTTCCACCGCTTGTCGAAACGGCGATAGCCCTCTCAATCGTATACATGGCAGTGGAAAACATCGTCGGGGTGAAGCTCCGCCGTCGCTGGTTAATCACCTTTGGATTTGGCCTTGTTCATGGATTCGGATTCTCATTCGCCCTACGTGAAACGCTCCAGTTTGCTGGCCCCCACCTATTGATGTCCCTTCTTTCCTTCAACGTCGGGGTCGAGTTAGGTCAGTTAATGGTCCTCGTGGTTCTGATCCCAGCGCTCGGACTATTATTCCGCGTAGTGCCGGAGCGTATCGGCGCCGTCCTCCTGTCAGCACTAGTGGCTCATACAGGGTGGCATTGGATGAGCGAGCGAGCGCGCGCGCTAGCCCTGTTTGACCTGTCGCTCCAGCCACCTCAGTGGAATCTTTCACTGGTGGCAAACGTCCTGCAGTGGGGAGCGCTAGTTCTGGTTATCGCTGGGCTGCTCTGGCTGATGTCCATAATCTTCCCGCAGGCACCTGCGGGTAACGGTAAACCACCAGAGCCTCCATCGTCTGTATGA
- a CDS encoding class I SAM-dependent methyltransferase, with protein MSVASHLRIRVAEYDRKIYTFIPYYREMLSVAAGALQPRLTSPLIVDLGTGTGGLAKLCLEAVPAGRLIGLDTDSEMLAVAAQRLRATQRPGVELKKKSFARGALPRANYITAAFSLHHIKTRGLKVRQYQRCIEALYAGGAMVSVDCMPPSQPDLHTSAMQAWICHLERNYSSRDATGHLSAWAKEDRYFPLDQEVEMLCSVGFKVEIVWRRESFAVIRATKPRHP; from the coding sequence ATGTCCGTTGCTAGTCATTTACGAATCCGGGTTGCCGAATACGATCGGAAAATTTACACCTTCATTCCCTACTACCGAGAGATGCTCTCAGTAGCTGCTGGCGCACTTCAGCCGCGGCTCACTTCGCCATTAATCGTCGACCTCGGAACCGGCACAGGCGGCCTTGCCAAACTTTGCCTGGAAGCTGTTCCCGCGGGTCGACTGATTGGACTCGATACGGATTCTGAGATGCTCGCGGTTGCGGCTCAACGGTTGCGTGCAACGCAGCGACCAGGCGTCGAACTCAAGAAAAAGAGTTTTGCACGCGGAGCCCTGCCACGCGCCAACTACATCACGGCAGCCTTCTCACTTCACCATATCAAGACCCGTGGATTGAAAGTTCGACAGTATCAACGGTGCATAGAAGCTTTGTACGCTGGCGGGGCAATGGTCTCGGTCGACTGCATGCCACCGTCCCAACCAGACCTGCACACATCAGCCATGCAGGCATGGATATGCCACTTGGAACGCAATTATTCCTCCCGGGATGCGACCGGCCACCTCTCGGCTTGGGCGAAGGAAGACCGGTACTTTCCCTTGGACCAAGAGGTAGAGATGTTGTGCAGCGTAGGGTTCAAGGTTGAAATCGTGTGGCGTCGTGAATCATTCGCCGTCATACGGGCTACGAAACCACGGCACCCTTGA
- a CDS encoding sulfatase: protein MWKSPPTRRRTVVVLACVISVIAACRPAPNSPVSDQSQDAGSAVHGLRRNTQNVIILLLDCVRADHIGAYGYPRSTTPNLDALAIDAVLFEQAISQSNWTKPSIVSLFTGTYLSQHLITDGRLGEKIEDDGSVPTGHVMVEEFMTLAEYMSRGGFATGGFVNQGHLPAHLGFAQGFDVYESGLHDPEVEQFFKAWVNQLGDRRFFAYLHLLDLHFPYTTQDHLDIFNDDLSERPMTRLMQSAAGGEEIRRRAGSGGLTQENVQELVGLYDGELLGVDDRLGSVVRYLKESGLYDSTLIIVTADHGEAFLEHNYFEHGENLLYSELIRVPLIIKFPSRQHAGQRISAPAQLIDILPTLQEHFGLATSQEVGGTSLIGLIEGTATPHTVLSELSDLDGRKALYYGGRKFIFQRSGEAEVFDYTTDPLDLVDLADGVAPDILGEAKTVLQELLARNEEFAKEMAVAKRPLNQREIERLRSLGYIR from the coding sequence ATGTGGAAGAGTCCTCCAACGCGACGACGAACGGTCGTCGTCTTAGCGTGCGTCATTTCAGTCATTGCAGCGTGTCGACCAGCACCCAATTCACCGGTGTCCGATCAATCACAAGACGCCGGCTCCGCTGTACACGGCCTCCGCCGAAACACCCAGAACGTCATCATTCTATTACTCGACTGTGTTCGAGCAGATCACATTGGCGCCTACGGCTACCCGCGCTCAACAACGCCAAATCTCGATGCCTTGGCAATCGACGCAGTACTTTTTGAACAGGCTATCTCGCAGTCAAATTGGACCAAGCCATCAATCGTCTCACTCTTTACCGGCACCTATTTGTCCCAACATCTCATTACTGATGGTCGTCTCGGTGAAAAGATTGAAGACGATGGCAGCGTGCCCACCGGCCACGTAATGGTGGAAGAGTTCATGACCTTAGCCGAGTACATGTCACGTGGAGGATTCGCCACTGGAGGCTTCGTCAACCAAGGACACTTGCCTGCTCACCTCGGATTTGCTCAAGGATTTGACGTGTATGAATCAGGACTCCATGACCCAGAGGTAGAGCAGTTTTTTAAAGCTTGGGTCAATCAGTTAGGTGATCGTCGATTCTTCGCCTATTTGCATCTACTGGACCTGCACTTTCCGTACACAACACAGGACCATCTCGATATCTTCAACGATGACCTCTCTGAGCGGCCGATGACGCGCCTGATGCAATCTGCAGCCGGAGGCGAGGAGATTCGACGGCGTGCAGGCAGTGGTGGACTCACCCAGGAAAATGTCCAGGAGCTAGTTGGCCTCTATGACGGTGAATTACTCGGTGTCGACGACCGCCTCGGTAGCGTGGTGCGTTACCTAAAGGAGTCGGGGCTCTACGATTCCACATTAATCATCGTGACCGCCGACCACGGCGAGGCCTTCCTAGAGCACAACTATTTTGAACATGGTGAAAACCTCCTCTACAGCGAACTGATTCGAGTGCCACTCATTATTAAGTTTCCCAGCCGCCAACACGCAGGCCAGCGAATCTCAGCTCCTGCCCAGCTCATCGACATACTTCCGACTCTCCAAGAGCACTTTGGACTCGCAACGTCCCAAGAAGTTGGCGGCACAAGTCTCATAGGCCTAATTGAGGGCACTGCCACTCCGCACACGGTGCTATCAGAACTCAGCGACCTTGATGGACGGAAGGCGCTCTACTACGGCGGGCGTAAATTCATCTTCCAGAGAAGTGGCGAAGCGGAAGTCTTTGACTACACGACTGACCCATTGGACTTGGTGGACCTAGCGGATGGGGTCGCACCGGACATTCTCGGGGAGGCTAAAACAGTACTGCAAGAGTTACTCGCCAGAAATGAGGAGTTCGCCAAGGAAATGGCAGTAGCCAAAAGGCCTCTAAACCAAAGGGAAATTGAACGTCTTCGTAGCCTTGGCTACATTCGGTGA
- a CDS encoding M20/M25/M40 family metallo-hydrolase: protein MRKTLNLVFSVTLMTGFGITVIHAQEDPAANDDVRTLVSRLELEQFKTTLKGLTAFGDRRQGTKRNRDAVDWIEQQLQSVGCTTTERIDYVYDPPPREGGGGRRRRPSVAELNQTDGTPTGGRIGRNGSGPGGSSIFGYRGRTGVTNDPMAQPDERLRELNSEPAANGPRQEVYCTKIGTTHPDEMYIIGAHMDGHGWGEAANDDGSGTALVMELARIFNAPDVEVERSIRFALWNNEETGLNGARAYVEQRQDLQGQENPPGSGRFPEPRWLGMIQHDMMMFDHGPPRADGTVSRDQRREADVNIEFQSIADLADEARELAFFFKAANDAYATDYPASVGPHMTNTDSTPFMNLVPAISLRENERGAQIGAGWDPHWHQPTDVFSTFNDDDFRLGLNAGQTTLAAIAQLTSATIVER from the coding sequence ATGCGTAAAACACTCAATCTCGTTTTCAGCGTGACATTGATGACAGGCTTCGGCATCACCGTGATTCACGCCCAAGAAGACCCGGCAGCTAACGACGACGTCCGCACGCTTGTCAGCCGATTGGAACTCGAGCAGTTCAAGACCACGCTCAAAGGTCTCACGGCGTTCGGTGACCGCCGTCAGGGCACCAAGAGGAATCGAGATGCCGTTGACTGGATTGAACAGCAACTCCAGTCTGTCGGCTGCACGACCACGGAACGAATCGACTACGTCTACGACCCGCCACCCAGAGAGGGAGGAGGAGGCCGTCGACGGCGCCCCAGCGTTGCTGAGCTTAACCAGACCGACGGCACCCCGACAGGCGGACGGATTGGCCGAAATGGCTCGGGACCTGGTGGAAGTTCCATTTTTGGCTACCGAGGTCGCACCGGTGTGACGAATGACCCAATGGCTCAACCCGACGAACGGCTTCGTGAGTTGAATAGTGAACCGGCAGCAAACGGTCCACGGCAGGAGGTGTACTGCACAAAGATTGGAACGACTCACCCTGACGAGATGTACATCATCGGCGCGCACATGGATGGCCATGGGTGGGGAGAAGCGGCGAATGACGATGGCTCGGGCACCGCGCTCGTTATGGAGTTAGCCCGCATCTTCAACGCCCCGGACGTAGAAGTGGAACGGTCAATTCGCTTCGCACTGTGGAATAACGAAGAGACCGGCCTCAACGGTGCTCGTGCCTATGTCGAGCAAAGGCAAGACCTGCAAGGCCAAGAAAACCCGCCGGGTTCCGGTCGTTTTCCCGAACCTCGTTGGCTCGGCATGATTCAGCACGACATGATGATGTTCGACCATGGGCCACCGCGGGCAGACGGCACTGTCAGCCGTGATCAACGCCGTGAAGCTGACGTGAATATTGAATTCCAGTCGATAGCCGATCTAGCCGATGAAGCACGTGAGTTAGCCTTCTTCTTCAAGGCAGCCAACGACGCCTACGCGACCGACTATCCCGCGTCAGTCGGTCCGCATATGACCAATACAGATTCCACTCCGTTCATGAATCTCGTTCCAGCGATAAGCCTGCGTGAAAACGAGCGCGGCGCCCAGATTGGAGCCGGTTGGGACCCCCACTGGCACCAGCCAACAGACGTCTTTTCAACCTTTAATGATGACGATTTTCGCCTCGGATTGAACGCAGGGCAAACTACCCTAGCAGCCATCGCACAACTGACGAGCGCCACGATTGTCGAACGGTGA
- a CDS encoding FAD-dependent oxidoreductase, whose product MKRRTFLQLTGASVSAPLFGGGIERFGSAPSIQTSPSPEIVVVGAGAFGGWTALYLREMGHSVRLVDAYGPGNARSSSGGETRQIRASYGDREIYSRWAIEALNRWQAREAEWRRRLLYPTGQITLSQEWTKTLQDTKTVLDRLGVENERVERTELDYRYPQFNLDGVTVGHSVPSTGVLKCREGCLAVADAFREKGGQFTLARATPESRVGRRLQTVTLSTGETLAAQTFVFACGPWHVKMFPEILGNRLRLNRRAIFFVGTPDSDHRLSFPNCPTFVTRGVYGFPNIDGKGLKLGPYWYSGPLDPDTGDRTVTRDEIRRIHDWTDDAFPSLAGQPLLETRVSPRTNSFDAHFIVDRHPALDNVWLLGAGSGHGYKHGIMLGDYVAHRVTAQATDPLLDATFKLKNETIEPLG is encoded by the coding sequence ATGAAGCGGAGAACTTTCTTACAACTAACAGGGGCAAGTGTCAGCGCTCCGCTCTTCGGTGGTGGCATAGAGCGGTTCGGTAGCGCTCCGTCCATTCAAACCTCACCCAGTCCCGAGATTGTTGTCGTCGGTGCCGGGGCCTTTGGAGGGTGGACCGCCCTCTACCTTCGTGAGATGGGGCACTCTGTGAGGTTGGTCGACGCCTATGGTCCAGGTAACGCGCGCTCAAGTTCAGGCGGTGAAACCCGACAGATCAGAGCCAGTTACGGTGACCGTGAAATCTATTCGCGATGGGCAATCGAAGCACTCAACCGCTGGCAGGCACGTGAGGCCGAATGGCGGCGGCGCCTACTCTATCCAACCGGACAGATCACCTTGAGTCAGGAGTGGACCAAGACACTGCAGGATACAAAGACAGTGCTCGATCGGCTCGGAGTCGAAAACGAGCGGGTCGAACGAACCGAACTTGACTACCGGTATCCGCAGTTCAATCTTGACGGTGTCACCGTCGGCCATTCGGTTCCGAGCACCGGTGTGCTGAAGTGCCGCGAGGGATGCCTAGCCGTGGCTGATGCGTTCAGAGAGAAGGGTGGACAGTTCACACTGGCACGGGCGACACCCGAGAGCCGCGTCGGCAGGCGACTACAGACCGTCACCCTCTCAACTGGTGAAACGCTTGCGGCACAGACCTTTGTGTTCGCATGCGGCCCGTGGCACGTCAAGATGTTTCCAGAGATTTTGGGAAACAGGCTTCGACTGAACCGACGGGCAATCTTCTTCGTAGGCACACCCGACAGCGATCACCGCCTATCCTTCCCCAACTGCCCAACCTTCGTGACCCGCGGTGTCTACGGCTTTCCCAACATTGATGGGAAGGGATTAAAGCTAGGTCCCTACTGGTATTCTGGTCCATTGGACCCGGACACAGGTGACCGGACAGTTACACGCGACGAAATCCGACGGATTCATGACTGGACCGACGACGCATTTCCCTCCCTAGCTGGACAACCGCTACTAGAAACCCGCGTAAGCCCACGCACCAACAGCTTCGATGCACACTTTATCGTCGACCGGCATCCTGCTCTAGATAATGTCTGGTTGCTGGGCGCCGGTTCCGGCCACGGTTACAAGCACGGCATCATGCTTGGTGACTACGTCGCTCACCGCGTGACCGCTCAAGCAACCGACCCGTTGCTCGACGCAACGTTTAAACTAAAAAATGAGACGATTGAACCCTTGGGTTGA
- a CDS encoding M24 family metallopeptidase produces MLRTLLLVILAVGFLWLPATSHGENPSVRDQQTPPYASSRPLGTLREQAAIQQAWLRERLETNLPVVMREHRVDMWVVSMREYNEDPVFRALVSPTSFAARRRTIYVFFDRGSDEGLERIALGGNSMGGLYEAYRTELPTATGDTAELWGADQWRLLAQLVRERNPRSIAVNISDEHNFADGLTAGEWEQMRAALGPDLEARVIRNPRLAIDYLAMRVPSMTQVYRRLQGFVHEIISAAFSNLVITPGVTTTEDVVWWMRQRVNDLGLHTWFQPSVSVQRRNSTAEDLGDGPVIQRGDVLHCDFGITAMGLNTDTQHMAYVLPDGETEAPEGLKRALARANRLQDILLDQTKVGMTGNEVLQAVLRQMRSEGLNGTMYSHPIGDHGHGAGPLIGLWDYQEAVPGRGDVPVIANMWYSTELQVTTPVAEWNGQPVRMALEEEAEITPDGEMRWMLRRQTELHLVR; encoded by the coding sequence ATGCTACGCACACTCTTGCTTGTCATTCTAGCCGTCGGATTCTTGTGGTTACCTGCGACCTCGCACGGAGAAAACCCATCTGTCCGAGACCAGCAGACGCCGCCCTATGCTTCCTCCCGTCCCCTTGGCACTCTTCGGGAGCAAGCTGCCATCCAGCAGGCTTGGCTGAGGGAACGGCTTGAAACGAACCTTCCGGTGGTTATGCGCGAACACCGTGTGGATATGTGGGTCGTATCGATGCGCGAGTACAACGAGGACCCAGTATTCCGCGCGCTCGTTTCACCGACGAGTTTCGCTGCTCGCCGTCGGACCATCTATGTCTTCTTTGATCGAGGTAGTGACGAAGGCTTGGAGCGGATCGCCTTAGGTGGCAACTCAATGGGCGGGTTGTATGAGGCTTACCGGACTGAGCTTCCGACTGCAACAGGCGACACAGCAGAGCTGTGGGGTGCCGACCAATGGAGGCTGCTTGCTCAACTGGTTCGTGAACGAAATCCTCGAAGCATTGCGGTCAACATATCCGATGAACACAACTTTGCCGACGGCCTTACTGCGGGTGAGTGGGAGCAGATGCGAGCGGCGCTCGGACCCGACCTCGAGGCGCGAGTGATACGGAATCCACGGCTGGCAATCGACTATCTTGCGATGAGGGTCCCGAGTATGACGCAGGTCTATCGCCGGTTGCAGGGCTTCGTCCACGAAATCATCTCTGCGGCATTCTCGAACCTGGTTATTACGCCTGGCGTGACGACAACTGAGGATGTGGTGTGGTGGATGCGTCAGCGGGTGAACGACCTTGGTTTGCACACCTGGTTTCAGCCATCGGTCAGTGTTCAGCGTCGTAACTCGACAGCAGAGGACTTGGGTGACGGTCCGGTTATCCAGCGTGGTGATGTGTTGCATTGTGATTTTGGAATCACAGCGATGGGGCTTAACACCGACACTCAGCATATGGCTTATGTTTTACCTGATGGTGAGACCGAAGCCCCTGAAGGATTGAAGCGAGCGCTCGCACGGGCGAATCGTTTACAGGACATCCTTTTGGATCAAACTAAGGTTGGTATGACTGGTAATGAGGTGCTCCAAGCAGTGCTACGCCAAATGCGGTCTGAGGGTTTGAACGGCACGATGTACTCCCATCCAATCGGGGATCATGGGCACGGTGCGGGTCCACTGATCGGCTTATGGGATTACCAGGAGGCCGTTCCTGGACGTGGAGACGTTCCTGTCATAGCAAATATGTGGTACTCGACTGAACTCCAGGTAACGACACCAGTGGCTGAGTGGAACGGCCAACCGGTACGAATGGCGCTGGAAGAGGAGGCCGAAATTACGCCGGATGGCGAAATGCGCTGGATGCTACGTCGCCAGACCGAATTACATCTTGTGCGATAG